The following proteins come from a genomic window of Halorussus halophilus:
- a CDS encoding PAS domain S-box protein, producing MNENPTDSGRETYNGGRSLSTDQLLTTIADHDRRTILAELRRHRSRTLDQLVDAVAATRETDGASDSRERREIQTVLLHVHLPKLADSGLVSYDSSDGVARIESAPEAFDEWLDIALRANGHGYATATADPDQTSLCVLYVDDDTEFGERFAERLEAEDDHVNVRTESDPDAVLSRLAEGRIDCVVSEYRFPETDGLALLKRVRETFSRVPFVLFTDEGSERLASEAFAAGATGYLGRDTTEYSTLVDRVRDAVAASRDGRTYRAIFEQASDGILVLDPETAEIRETNRRVRELLEYDRGPLHGRTLDSLCTEEVPYSPADVIAESDAGGEDETHVPELFECLVETGTGDPLWVELSVAHAELDGQDRVLAFLRDTSARRARERGLYEQQERFRLLVEEVEDYGIFMLDPDGHVVSWNEGAERMNGFTEDEILGEHFSLFYTEEDTDHRPDELLRQAEENGRVEDEGWRVRKDGEKFWVNAVITALTDDGGDLRGFVKVTRDITERKERERRFDAIFNQTYQFTGLMEPDGTLIEANQTALEFGGLDRDDVVGKPIWETRWWSISEDARDRVREAVAEAASGEFVRYEEEVLGADEDEVVTIDFSIKPVTDDDGDVVLLIPEGRDITERKRSEEKLRENERMFSTLLSNLPGMAYRCENDPEWPMEFVSDGCRELTGYDPDELESGEVSWGEDVVHPDDKRSGWNTVQAAVEHREPFTLTYRIRTRDGEDRWIWEQGRGVFGDDELEALEGFITDVTERKRREEQLAALNEVSQRLSDAETEDEVSDVTVEAACETLELSIAVVKLYDDSSGRLRLSTATSEAEVLRDDDSLFPTDWDATWEAFLENEPVVYRDLHAQTDASEVETSLRSVVVLPLGKYGVFVTGSTTADAFSDADIDLTQTLAANVRAALDRVDRERTLRERSEVLAEKNETLERMNRTNEVVRELTQTLTRATSREEIEQAVCDILTDSDTYRFAWVGDIDSVTGEIVSSAWAGVEDGYLDNVVVTKDEDDPSGQGPTGEAVRTREVQVVEDIHTDPPYDPWRKEAIARGYRSSIAVPLVYRDTLYGVLNLYAGEPDALTGTEREVLTELGETVGYAFNAIENKKALASDRVAELEFCIRDPRLALVQYVDETGRTVSVENVLRGEDEIRVFFTVSGAPPEVTGDYAKQSPTLSEIKHISGDEEESLFECTVTDESLVATLLDHGAIPRQLTAESGEVTVVVDFPETGDVRSFVEMVESKYDDAELVARRERDQSVQTDQQFRETLEDRLTNRQLEILRAAYYGGFFEWPRESTGQEIAESLDVSQPTFNRHLRLVERELFSLLLDD from the coding sequence ATGAACGAGAATCCGACGGATTCAGGGAGAGAAACCTACAACGGCGGACGTTCGCTCTCGACCGACCAGTTGCTCACGACGATAGCCGACCACGACCGGCGCACGATACTCGCAGAGTTGCGCCGGCACAGAAGTCGGACGCTCGACCAACTGGTCGATGCGGTCGCTGCCACTCGGGAGACCGACGGTGCATCGGACTCCCGTGAACGACGTGAAATCCAGACAGTGTTGTTGCACGTCCACCTCCCGAAACTCGCCGACAGTGGACTCGTATCCTACGACAGCAGCGACGGCGTCGCCCGAATCGAATCCGCCCCCGAGGCGTTCGACGAGTGGTTAGACATCGCGCTCCGAGCGAACGGTCACGGCTACGCGACGGCGACCGCGGACCCTGACCAAACGTCGTTGTGCGTACTGTACGTAGACGACGACACCGAGTTCGGGGAGCGGTTCGCCGAACGTCTCGAAGCAGAAGACGACCACGTGAACGTCCGCACAGAGTCGGACCCTGACGCCGTTCTCTCCCGACTCGCCGAGGGACGAATCGACTGTGTCGTGAGCGAGTATCGCTTCCCCGAAACGGATGGATTGGCCCTCCTGAAGCGGGTCAGGGAGACGTTCTCCCGGGTTCCGTTTGTCCTCTTCACCGACGAGGGGAGCGAACGCCTCGCCAGCGAGGCGTTCGCCGCGGGCGCGACGGGATATCTCGGAAGAGACACGACCGAGTACAGCACGCTGGTAGACAGGGTTCGGGACGCCGTGGCCGCCTCCCGCGACGGCCGGACGTATCGCGCCATCTTCGAGCAGGCGAGCGACGGCATTCTCGTCCTCGACCCCGAGACGGCCGAGATTCGAGAGACGAACCGACGCGTTCGGGAACTACTCGAATACGACCGCGGGCCGTTGCACGGCCGAACGCTCGACAGTCTCTGTACGGAGGAAGTTCCGTACTCCCCTGCGGACGTCATCGCCGAGTCCGACGCTGGCGGCGAAGACGAGACGCACGTCCCGGAACTGTTCGAGTGTCTGGTCGAAACCGGGACGGGTGACCCCCTGTGGGTCGAACTGAGCGTGGCACACGCGGAACTCGACGGGCAAGACCGCGTCCTCGCGTTTCTCAGGGACACCTCCGCGCGCAGAGCGCGCGAGCGAGGCCTCTACGAGCAACAGGAGCGGTTCCGTCTCTTGGTCGAGGAAGTAGAAGACTACGGCATTTTCATGCTCGACCCGGACGGGCACGTCGTCAGTTGGAACGAAGGAGCCGAGCGGATGAACGGCTTCACCGAAGACGAAATTCTCGGCGAACACTTCTCTCTCTTCTACACCGAGGAAGACACCGACCACCGACCGGACGAACTGCTTCGACAGGCCGAAGAGAACGGCCGCGTCGAAGACGAAGGGTGGCGCGTTCGAAAAGACGGAGAGAAATTCTGGGTGAACGCCGTCATCACCGCACTCACGGACGACGGTGGGGACCTGCGCGGATTCGTCAAGGTGACCCGAGACATCACCGAGCGCAAAGAGCGAGAACGCCGCTTCGACGCGATATTCAACCAGACGTACCAGTTCACCGGGTTGATGGAACCGGACGGAACGTTGATAGAAGCAAACCAGACCGCGCTGGAGTTCGGCGGTCTGGACCGCGACGACGTGGTCGGCAAGCCTATCTGGGAGACGCGCTGGTGGTCGATTTCCGAGGACGCTCGGGACAGAGTCAGAGAAGCCGTCGCGGAGGCCGCGTCGGGCGAGTTCGTCCGCTACGAGGAGGAGGTCCTCGGTGCCGACGAGGACGAAGTCGTGACGATAGACTTCTCGATAAAACCGGTCACCGACGACGACGGCGACGTGGTGTTGCTCATCCCCGAGGGCCGGGACATCACCGAGCGCAAACGCTCCGAGGAGAAGTTGCGAGAGAACGAGCGGATGTTCTCGACGTTGCTTTCCAACCTCCCCGGCATGGCGTACCGTTGTGAGAACGACCCCGAGTGGCCGATGGAGTTCGTCAGCGACGGTTGCCGAGAACTGACGGGGTACGACCCCGACGAACTGGAGTCCGGCGAGGTGTCGTGGGGGGAAGACGTGGTCCATCCGGACGACAAGCGGAGTGGGTGGAACACCGTGCAGGCGGCCGTCGAACACCGCGAACCGTTCACGCTCACGTACCGCATCCGGACCCGGGACGGCGAGGACCGCTGGATATGGGAACAGGGTCGCGGCGTCTTCGGCGACGACGAACTGGAGGCGCTCGAAGGGTTCATCACGGACGTGACGGAGCGCAAACGTCGCGAAGAGCAACTGGCGGCACTGAACGAGGTCTCCCAGCGGTTGAGCGACGCCGAGACCGAAGACGAAGTGAGCGACGTTACCGTCGAGGCGGCCTGCGAGACGCTGGAGTTGTCGATTGCAGTCGTGAAGCTGTACGACGACAGCAGTGGCCGCCTTCGACTTTCGACGGCGACTTCCGAGGCCGAAGTGCTACGCGACGACGACTCGCTCTTTCCGACCGACTGGGACGCGACGTGGGAAGCGTTCTTGGAGAACGAACCGGTCGTCTACCGCGACTTGCACGCCCAAACCGACGCCTCGGAAGTGGAAACGTCGCTCCGGAGCGTCGTCGTCCTGCCGCTCGGAAAGTACGGCGTGTTCGTCACCGGTTCGACCACCGCCGACGCGTTCAGCGACGCCGACATCGACCTGACCCAGACGTTGGCGGCGAACGTCCGTGCGGCCCTCGACAGGGTAGACCGGGAACGAACGCTCCGCGAGCGGTCGGAGGTCTTGGCGGAGAAGAACGAGACCTTGGAGCGGATGAATCGCACGAACGAAGTCGTCCGCGAACTCACGCAGACGCTCACCCGCGCCACCTCGCGCGAGGAGATAGAGCAAGCAGTCTGTGATATCTTGACGGACTCCGACACGTACCGGTTCGCGTGGGTCGGCGACATCGATTCGGTCACCGGGGAGATAGTTTCGAGCGCCTGGGCAGGCGTCGAAGATGGCTATCTCGACAACGTCGTCGTGACGAAAGACGAGGACGACCCCTCCGGACAGGGACCAACCGGTGAGGCAGTTCGGACCAGAGAGGTGCAGGTCGTCGAAGACATCCACACCGACCCGCCGTACGACCCGTGGCGGAAGGAGGCTATCGCTCGGGGCTACCGGTCGAGCATCGCGGTGCCACTCGTCTACCGGGACACGCTGTACGGTGTGTTGAACCTCTACGCCGGAGAGCCAGACGCTCTCACCGGCACGGAGCGGGAAGTACTGACCGAACTCGGCGAGACTGTCGGCTACGCGTTCAACGCAATCGAGAACAAGAAGGCACTCGCCAGCGACCGAGTCGCGGAACTGGAGTTTTGCATCCGCGACCCCCGACTGGCGCTCGTCCAGTACGTGGACGAGACCGGGAGAACGGTCAGCGTCGAGAACGTGCTTCGCGGCGAGGACGAGATTCGCGTCTTCTTCACGGTCAGCGGTGCCCCGCCGGAAGTGACGGGAGACTACGCCAAGCAGTCGCCGACACTCAGCGAAATCAAGCACATTTCCGGCGACGAAGAGGAGAGTCTGTTCGAGTGTACTGTCACCGACGAGAGTCTCGTCGCCACGCTACTTGACCACGGGGCTATCCCGCGACAACTGACCGCCGAGTCGGGTGAAGTGACAGTCGTCGTCGATTTCCCGGAGACGGGCGACGTGCGGTCGTTCGTGGAGATGGTCGAGTCGAAGTACGACGACGCGGAACTGGTCGCCAGACGAGAACGCGACCAGTCGGTGCAGACCGACCAGCAGTTCCGCGAGACGCTCGAAGACAGACTCACGAACCGACAGTTGGAGATACTTCGGGCAGCGTACTACGGTGGGTTCTTCGAGTGGCCCCGCGAGAGTACCGGCCAAGAGATAGCCGAGTCCCTAGACGTCTCCCAACCGACGTTCAACCGCCATCTCCGACTGGTCGAGCGAGAGCTGTTTTCCTTGCTTCTGGACGACTGA
- a CDS encoding HalOD1 output domain-containing protein gives MDENRRVKKSIERNVEDGRLNETVVTVVRAVADAKGIDERELTTGLYDVVNPEALERLFEDKGNGMPRRGGRVVFMMEGCEVVVHSYGKVVVTPRATESATETTAQSTESE, from the coding sequence ATGGACGAGAACAGACGAGTAAAGAAATCAATCGAGCGGAACGTCGAAGACGGTCGGTTGAACGAGACCGTCGTTACCGTGGTTCGGGCAGTCGCCGACGCGAAGGGCATCGACGAGCGGGAACTGACTACCGGGCTGTACGACGTGGTGAACCCAGAGGCACTGGAGCGACTGTTCGAAGACAAGGGCAACGGGATGCCGCGACGGGGCGGCCGCGTCGTCTTCATGATGGAAGGGTGTGAGGTCGTGGTTCACAGCTACGGTAAAGTCGTCGTGACGCCCCGGGCCACAGAGAGTGCCACGGAAACGACAGCACAGTCCACCGAATCGGAGTAG
- a CDS encoding DUF4349 domain-containing protein, with amino-acid sequence MSRSTRKRWLLVALAVLVVLAGCSGSSGGDAAQATVSDGGGVQTASGDEARASGSGPPTGSKAASMQIQQRELIRTGNVTLTVANFDRSRQNISAAVEARGGFVSDTDQRAHHRGNETFTTGRVVYRVPKENFSSLVAQVKAEGEVERSGTNTRDVTDQLVDIEARLTNLRAQREKLRDLYENASDTENVLAVQERLSEVQTEIERLEAKRKSLRQRVAYSTVTVELREEPPENPKPERTKWYETGLLAAFSESVHGVAVVARGITVAAAYSAPYVLAFGLPLGGVAVAWRRFG; translated from the coding sequence ATGTCACGTTCGACGCGCAAACGCTGGCTCCTTGTCGCACTCGCCGTGCTTGTGGTCCTCGCGGGCTGTTCAGGCTCTAGCGGTGGCGACGCGGCGCAGGCGACGGTTAGCGACGGTGGGGGCGTTCAGACGGCGTCCGGAGACGAAGCGAGAGCGAGCGGGTCTGGCCCACCGACTGGGAGCAAAGCCGCCTCGATGCAGATACAGCAACGCGAATTGATACGGACCGGGAACGTCACGCTGACGGTCGCAAACTTCGACCGGTCGCGACAGAACATCAGCGCGGCCGTCGAGGCTCGCGGCGGGTTCGTCAGCGACACCGACCAGCGGGCCCACCACCGGGGTAACGAGACGTTCACGACCGGGAGAGTCGTCTATCGCGTGCCCAAGGAGAACTTCTCTTCGTTAGTGGCACAGGTGAAGGCCGAGGGCGAAGTCGAACGGTCCGGGACGAACACGAGAGACGTGACCGACCAACTCGTTGACATCGAAGCGCGACTGACGAACCTACGCGCCCAGCGCGAGAAGTTGCGGGACCTCTACGAGAACGCCAGCGACACCGAGAACGTCCTCGCCGTGCAGGAGCGACTCTCGGAGGTCCAGACCGAAATCGAACGCCTCGAAGCCAAACGCAAGTCGCTACGCCAGCGAGTCGCGTACTCGACGGTGACCGTCGAACTGCGCGAGGAACCGCCGGAGAATCCGAAACCCGAACGGACGAAGTGGTACGAGACGGGCCTGCTGGCCGCGTTCTCTGAGTCCGTTCACGGCGTCGCCGTGGTTGCCCGTGGAATCACGGTCGCGGCGGCCTACAGCGCGCCGTACGTCCTTGCCTTCGGGCTTCCGCTCGGCGGCGTCGCCGTGGCGTGGCGACGGTTCGGCTAA
- a CDS encoding gluconate 2-dehydrogenase subunit 3 family protein: MELTRRDALAALAAAGATVGGVAVLEGNPFADDEEPEDRLETMLSVAEVVYPSEVSGVEEFVRTYALGRVEDRETYRDGIVAALDTLDEYAQTWHDSDFRNLSADTRASVLDEMGVDTADPDPAGDDLNRVRYYVVNELLYALYTSPTGGKLVGIENPQGHPGGTSSYQRGPQK, from the coding sequence ATGGAACTGACTCGTCGGGATGCACTGGCCGCGCTCGCTGCCGCAGGGGCGACTGTCGGCGGCGTGGCGGTGCTGGAGGGCAATCCGTTCGCCGACGACGAAGAACCGGAAGACCGTCTCGAAACGATGCTCTCGGTCGCCGAGGTAGTCTATCCATCCGAGGTCTCGGGGGTCGAGGAGTTCGTCAGAACCTACGCACTCGGCCGCGTGGAAGACCGGGAGACGTACCGCGACGGCATCGTCGCAGCGCTCGACACGCTGGACGAGTACGCGCAGACGTGGCACGACTCGGATTTCCGAAACCTGAGCGCCGACACCCGCGCGTCGGTCTTGGACGAGATGGGCGTCGATACGGCCGACCCCGACCCAGCGGGCGACGATCTCAACCGCGTTCGCTACTACGTCGTCAACGAACTATTGTACGCGCTCTACACCTCGCCCACCGGCGGGAAACTCGTCGGCATCGAGAACCCGCAGGGCCACCCCGGCGGGACGAGCAGTTACCAGCGGGGACCACAGAAATGA
- a CDS encoding TIGR03557 family F420-dependent LLM class oxidoreductase, producing MAELGYTLSSEEHGPNALVDHAVRAEETGFDFVSASDHFHPWVSQQGESPFVWTTLGGVARATSDVGVGVGVTCPTMRIHPAIVAQASATAATMLEADDREFFFGVGTGEALNEHILGDHWPEHSVRLEMLEEAVEVIRKLWDGGQTSHYGDHYTVEDATLFTLPDELPPICVSAYGENAAQAAAEFGDGFWSVGPQDVVGTFEEAGGEGPKISQMTVCYADEKEDAVETAHEWWPNSALTGELSSLLPTPTHFEQACQMVTKDDIREGSIVTDPDPQTHVENIEKFVGEGYDHVYVHQVGPNQDEFFEFYEDEVLPAF from the coding sequence ATGGCCGAACTCGGCTACACGCTCTCCAGTGAAGAACACGGCCCGAACGCGCTCGTTGACCACGCCGTCCGCGCCGAGGAGACGGGATTCGACTTCGTCTCCGCGTCCGACCACTTCCACCCGTGGGTGAGCCAACAGGGCGAATCGCCGTTCGTCTGGACGACGCTCGGCGGGGTTGCCCGCGCGACCAGCGACGTGGGAGTCGGCGTCGGTGTGACGTGCCCGACGATGCGAATCCATCCTGCAATCGTCGCGCAGGCCAGTGCCACCGCCGCGACGATGCTGGAAGCCGACGACCGAGAGTTCTTCTTCGGCGTCGGAACCGGCGAGGCACTCAACGAACACATCTTGGGCGACCACTGGCCAGAACACTCGGTTCGCCTCGAAATGCTCGAAGAAGCAGTCGAAGTCATCCGGAAACTCTGGGATGGCGGCCAGACGAGTCACTACGGGGACCACTACACCGTCGAGGACGCCACACTGTTTACGCTCCCGGACGAACTACCGCCGATTTGCGTCTCCGCGTACGGGGAGAACGCCGCACAGGCCGCCGCCGAGTTCGGCGACGGGTTCTGGTCGGTCGGCCCGCAGGACGTGGTGGGGACGTTTGAGGAAGCGGGCGGTGAGGGCCCGAAGATTAGCCAGATGACCGTCTGCTACGCCGACGAGAAGGAGGACGCGGTCGAAACTGCACACGAGTGGTGGCCGAACAGCGCGCTCACCGGCGAACTGAGTTCCCTCTTGCCGACGCCGACCCACTTCGAGCAAGCCTGCCAGATGGTCACGAAAGACGACATCCGGGAAGGGTCCATCGTCACCGACCCCGACCCGCAGACCCACGTCGAGAACATCGAGAAGTTCGTCGGGGAGGGCTACGACCACGTCTACGTCCACCAAGTCGGTCCGAACCAAGACGAGTTCTTCGAGTTCTACGAAGACGAGGTACTTCCGGCTTTCTGA
- a CDS encoding DUF7344 domain-containing protein, translated as MSENSLLESPDDPDEEEPPLSELLDALADRRRRRVLRLVSDHQTPLALSDLADEVAAAEHDCLFTDISEHTVKRTYTSLYHSHVPKLAVVGLLEYDQDVDAVAPGHNVEMARPYLDLAAEIED; from the coding sequence ATGTCAGAGAACTCTCTACTGGAATCGCCCGACGACCCCGACGAGGAAGAACCGCCACTGAGTGAGTTGCTCGACGCGCTCGCCGACCGGCGACGACGGCGCGTGCTACGACTCGTGTCGGACCACCAGACGCCACTCGCCCTGAGTGACCTCGCCGACGAAGTCGCCGCCGCCGAACACGACTGTCTGTTTACCGATATTTCAGAACACACCGTCAAACGGACGTACACGTCGTTGTACCACTCACACGTGCCGAAACTGGCAGTAGTGGGGCTACTCGAATACGACCAAGACGTAGATGCCGTCGCGCCCGGCCACAACGTCGAGATGGCGCGACCGTACCTCGACCTCGCCGCCGAAATCGAGGACTAA
- a CDS encoding GMC family oxidoreductase, giving the protein MTDQRKPSERADVCVVGAGPAGALVAHRLAQRGKKVVVLEAGERFDFEDRKRRMEQSIRPAHGPLSVWEMRGERDQFTSSGEWFYPLNAARVKGVGGTTLHWQGMVMRLHESDFEQWPIEYSDLRPYYAEAEQALGVAGATDNPFAPPREQPHPLPAFDPSHSDSLFAEACERLGVTMHSVPNARNSENYDDRSACVGYGTCKPVCPSGAKYTGKVHVEKAENEGARVIDQAPVQRLEHDDAGERVEAAVYATPDGEEHRQEAREFVLAAGGVEIPRLLLLSKSEAYPDGLANSSGAVGRYFMDHLFGGMGGTLDQQTRQNHVGFITSECHQFYDEPTEGATGTEGEIPAWSGDGPEPDSIKLEFLNYAGPSPVEMALSGEEFGDDLLETLREGYGNSIAMGGLVGQRPRKENRVALDPDTTDDHGNPVPKIEWHVDDRTKASLRRANEIQRAILDELGVDVSWTVGPEKTGPAFHHMGTTRMGTNPEESVVNPQLRTHDLRNLSVASSSVFVTSGALNPTLTIAALALKAADHVGERL; this is encoded by the coding sequence ATGACGGATCAGCGAAAACCTTCGGAGCGCGCCGACGTCTGCGTCGTCGGCGCAGGCCCGGCGGGCGCGTTGGTCGCCCATCGACTCGCGCAGCGCGGGAAGAAGGTGGTCGTCCTCGAAGCAGGTGAGCGGTTCGACTTCGAAGACCGAAAACGCCGGATGGAGCAGTCGATTCGCCCCGCGCACGGACCGCTGTCAGTCTGGGAGATGAGGGGCGAGCGCGACCAGTTCACTTCTTCGGGAGAGTGGTTCTACCCGCTCAACGCCGCCCGCGTGAAGGGCGTCGGTGGCACAACGCTCCACTGGCAGGGGATGGTGATGCGCCTGCACGAGTCGGACTTCGAGCAGTGGCCAATCGAGTATTCGGACCTTCGTCCCTACTACGCCGAGGCCGAGCAAGCACTAGGCGTCGCTGGCGCGACGGACAACCCCTTCGCTCCTCCGCGCGAGCAACCACATCCCCTGCCCGCGTTCGACCCCTCCCACAGCGACTCGCTGTTCGCCGAGGCCTGCGAGCGACTCGGTGTGACCATGCACTCGGTGCCGAACGCGCGCAACTCCGAGAATTACGACGACCGGAGCGCCTGCGTGGGATACGGGACCTGTAAACCAGTCTGTCCCTCCGGCGCGAAGTACACCGGCAAGGTCCACGTCGAAAAGGCCGAGAACGAGGGTGCGCGTGTCATCGACCAAGCGCCAGTTCAGCGACTCGAACACGACGACGCGGGCGAGCGCGTCGAAGCGGCAGTGTACGCGACACCCGACGGCGAGGAGCATCGACAGGAGGCTCGCGAGTTCGTGCTGGCGGCGGGCGGCGTCGAGATTCCACGATTGCTTCTCCTATCGAAATCTGAAGCCTATCCCGACGGACTCGCAAACTCCTCGGGCGCGGTCGGCCGGTACTTCATGGACCACCTGTTCGGCGGCATGGGCGGCACGCTCGACCAGCAGACCCGCCAGAACCACGTCGGGTTCATCACCAGCGAGTGCCACCAGTTCTACGACGAACCCACGGAGGGCGCGACGGGCACCGAAGGCGAAATCCCGGCGTGGTCGGGCGACGGTCCAGAACCCGATTCCATCAAGCTCGAATTTCTGAACTACGCGGGACCGTCTCCCGTCGAGATGGCGCTCTCCGGCGAGGAGTTCGGTGACGACTTGCTGGAGACGCTCAGAGAGGGCTACGGAAACTCGATTGCGATGGGTGGATTGGTCGGCCAGCGACCTCGCAAGGAGAATCGCGTCGCGCTCGACCCCGACACGACCGACGACCACGGGAACCCTGTCCCTAAAATCGAGTGGCACGTGGACGACCGAACGAAGGCGAGTCTGCGGCGCGCCAACGAGATTCAGCGCGCGATTCTGGACGAATTGGGCGTGGACGTGTCGTGGACGGTCGGCCCGGAAAAGACGGGTCCCGCATTCCATCATATGGGGACGACCCGAATGGGAACGAACCCGGAGGAGAGCGTGGTCAACCCCCAACTGCGAACCCACGACCTGCGAAACCTCTCCGTCGCGTCGAGTAGCGTCTTCGTCACAAGCGGCGCACTCAATCCGACCCTGACAATCGCCGCACTCGCGTTGAAGGCGGCCGACCACGTGGGAGAACGTCTCTAA
- a CDS encoding metal-dependent hydrolase, translating into MKLTWYGHSTWHVEVEGTELLIDPFFDNPKTDTDPEELDPDYLLLTHGHADHIGDVDRYEGTKLVASPEVVSYCRDEFGDYEAVGGMGMNIGGTVEVGDAYVTMVRADHTNGLDTSYGATGGMPAGFVVSDTKPTQVSDEESQSFYHMGDTALHTEMREVVGPYLEPDAVAAPIGDHFTMGPWQAAVAVDWVDADYAFPQHYDTFPPIEQDPEDFRKEVKAAGSDAEVKILSGDETFDLADAIGY; encoded by the coding sequence ATGAAACTCACCTGGTACGGTCACTCCACGTGGCACGTCGAAGTAGAGGGAACGGAACTGCTCATCGACCCGTTCTTCGACAACCCCAAAACTGACACCGACCCGGAGGAACTCGACCCAGACTACCTCCTGCTCACACACGGCCACGCCGACCACATCGGCGACGTGGACCGCTACGAGGGGACGAAACTCGTCGCCTCCCCGGAAGTCGTCTCGTACTGCCGGGACGAGTTCGGCGACTACGAAGCCGTTGGCGGGATGGGGATGAACATCGGCGGCACCGTCGAAGTCGGCGACGCCTACGTGACGATGGTTCGGGCGGACCACACGAACGGTCTGGACACGTCCTACGGCGCGACTGGCGGGATGCCTGCTGGCTTCGTCGTCAGCGACACCAAGCCGACGCAGGTCTCCGACGAAGAGAGCCAGTCGTTCTACCACATGGGCGACACCGCGCTCCACACGGAGATGCGCGAAGTCGTCGGCCCGTACCTCGAACCGGACGCTGTGGCGGCACCTATCGGCGACCACTTCACCATGGGACCGTGGCAGGCCGCCGTCGCGGTCGATTGGGTTGACGCCGACTACGCGTTCCCACAGCACTACGACACCTTCCCACCAATCGAGCAGGACCCCGAGGACTTCCGGAAAGAGGTCAAGGCCGCTGGCAGCGACGCCGAAGTGAAAATTCTTTCCGGCGACGAGACGTTCGACCTCGCGGACGCGATAGGCTACTGA
- a CDS encoding DsbA family protein, which yields MIRDEAPRTTRRRVLAVGGAAVVTGLAGCIGGGGSGDQSTTEGGTAMEGGTNTAGSLDGHASAVGLADQPRFGPPPSEATGVLVAFEDPSCPRCAAFERNTVPKIRENLSGEVSFVLRTYPVVYPWGKPATQAVEAAFAHEIEMADSGNSADSDAPGSRQGSVATWALADHYFAKQSSFNSDNVLDKTRQFLDSETDLDADAVVSDAESKTYDDAVQADLSAGEEAGVSGTPTIFLFRDGEFRTSANGSISYSVVKSALGL from the coding sequence ATGATTCGGGACGAAGCTCCTCGGACGACCCGTCGTCGCGTGTTGGCTGTCGGTGGTGCCGCCGTCGTGACTGGACTGGCTGGCTGTATCGGCGGCGGCGGGTCGGGTGACCAATCGACGACAGAAGGCGGGACGGCCATGGAGGGCGGAACGAACACTGCGGGGTCGCTCGACGGTCACGCCTCGGCCGTCGGACTCGCCGACCAGCCGCGGTTCGGCCCGCCGCCGAGCGAGGCGACGGGCGTCCTCGTCGCGTTCGAGGACCCCTCGTGTCCGCGCTGTGCAGCCTTCGAACGAAACACCGTGCCGAAGATTCGGGAGAATCTGAGCGGGGAGGTCTCGTTCGTGCTTCGGACGTACCCGGTCGTCTACCCGTGGGGCAAGCCCGCGACTCAGGCCGTCGAAGCGGCGTTCGCCCACGAGATAGAGATGGCAGATAGTGGAAACTCGGCCGACAGTGACGCCCCCGGAAGCCGCCAAGGCTCTGTCGCCACGTGGGCGCTCGCTGACCACTACTTCGCCAAGCAGTCGTCGTTCAACTCGGACAACGTCCTGGACAAGACTCGCCAGTTCCTCGACAGCGAAACCGACCTCGACGCCGACGCCGTCGTCTCCGACGCGGAATCGAAGACGTACGACGACGCGGTGCAGGCGGACCTCTCGGCGGGCGAAGAGGCAGGCGTGTCGGGGACGCCGACCATCTTCCTCTTCCGCGACGGGGAGTTCCGGACGAGTGCGAACGGGAGCATCAGCTACAGCGTGGTGAAGAGCGCCCTCGGACTATGA